One Arthrobacter sp. StoSoilB20 DNA segment encodes these proteins:
- a CDS encoding Na+/H+ antiporter subunit D — protein sequence MNLANLSPLAVLLPILGAALAFLLIRHHTAQRVVSIGILSATLLLECLLLVSVWDGGTTSVTLGGWLPPWGVVLVVDQFSSLMLVVSTVVSLAVLIYATGQGMADGDQEAPVSIFHPTYLILVAGVSNAFLTGDLFNLYVGFEILLTASYVLMTLGGTGPRIRAGVTYVVVSVVSSVLFLIAIAMIYGATGTITMADLAIKLAELDQGTQNLLHVMLLVAFGIKAAVFPLSFWLPDSYPTAPAPVTAVFAGLLTKVGVYAMVRTETLLFPGDTLNVPLMVVALLTMVVGILGALAQSDIKRLLSFTLVSHIGYMVFGLAMSSVAGLGAAVFYVAHHITVQTSLFLVTGLIERRGGSSSIDRLGGLAKLSPLLALLFFIPAMNLAGIPPFSGFLGKLGLLQAGVELGTPLAITLVVGGVVTSLLTLLAIARVWNRAFWRKPEDAEYPDPALQAPGNVGVLPRTMVGSTAGLVVFGVALTVFAGPLFKVADGSAGIMLDRSAYIHSVLGDSVEVPPLAQSEEPQPGGAK from the coding sequence GTGAACCTCGCAAACCTGTCGCCGCTAGCTGTCCTCCTGCCGATCCTGGGTGCCGCACTCGCGTTCCTGTTGATCCGGCACCACACTGCCCAGCGCGTGGTGAGCATCGGTATCCTCAGTGCCACATTGCTGCTCGAGTGCCTCCTGCTCGTCTCCGTATGGGACGGCGGTACAACCTCAGTCACGTTGGGAGGATGGCTGCCGCCATGGGGCGTGGTGCTGGTGGTGGACCAGTTCTCCTCGCTCATGCTGGTTGTATCCACCGTGGTGAGCCTTGCGGTGTTGATCTACGCCACCGGCCAAGGCATGGCCGACGGCGACCAGGAAGCCCCCGTCTCGATCTTCCACCCGACGTACCTGATCCTGGTGGCCGGAGTCTCCAACGCCTTCCTCACCGGCGATCTCTTCAACCTCTACGTGGGCTTCGAGATCCTCCTGACGGCGAGCTACGTGCTCATGACCCTCGGAGGCACCGGACCCCGCATCCGCGCGGGCGTCACCTACGTGGTGGTCTCAGTGGTCTCCTCCGTGCTGTTCCTCATCGCCATCGCCATGATTTACGGGGCCACCGGAACCATCACCATGGCGGACCTGGCCATCAAACTGGCCGAACTGGACCAGGGGACGCAAAACCTCCTGCACGTCATGCTCCTGGTTGCTTTCGGCATCAAGGCGGCTGTGTTCCCGCTGTCCTTCTGGCTCCCCGATTCCTACCCGACAGCGCCGGCGCCGGTTACCGCAGTGTTCGCCGGGTTGTTGACCAAGGTGGGCGTCTACGCCATGGTCCGCACGGAAACGTTGCTTTTCCCCGGGGACACACTGAATGTTCCACTCATGGTGGTGGCGTTACTGACCATGGTGGTGGGCATACTCGGCGCCCTGGCCCAAAGCGACATTAAACGTCTGTTGTCGTTCACTTTGGTCAGCCACATCGGATACATGGTGTTTGGCCTGGCCATGAGTTCCGTAGCCGGTCTGGGCGCCGCGGTCTTCTATGTGGCGCACCACATTACGGTGCAGACCAGCCTGTTCCTGGTCACCGGCCTCATAGAACGCAGGGGCGGCAGTTCCTCCATTGACCGGCTGGGTGGCCTGGCCAAACTCTCTCCGTTGCTTGCGCTGCTCTTCTTCATCCCGGCCATGAACCTCGCAGGCATCCCGCCGTTCTCAGGCTTCCTGGGAAAGCTGGGCCTCCTGCAGGCCGGGGTGGAGCTCGGAACACCACTGGCCATCACGCTGGTGGTTGGCGGCGTTGTCACCAGCCTCCTGACGTTGCTGGCAATCGCGCGTGTATGGAACAGGGCCTTCTGGCGCAAGCCCGAAGACGCCGAGTATCCGGACCCTGCGCTTCAGGCGCCGGGGAACGTGGGCGTCCTGCCGCGAACCATGGTGGGGTCGACGGCGGGACTGGTAGTTTTCGGTGTGGCGCTGACAGTCTTTGCTGGTCCGCTGTTCAAGGTTGCAGACGGCTCAGCTGGGATCATGCTGGACCGTTCGGCCTATATCCACTCGGTCCTGGGTGACTCGGTCGAGGTGCCCCCGCTAGCCCAGTCCGAGGAACCGCAGCCGGGCGGTGCCAAATGA